In Mastigocladopsis repens PCC 10914, a single window of DNA contains:
- a CDS encoding DUF1822 family protein: MLNSSVNSTDIRLLLSEAIWLEPEDFDQARNISQRVTGEAQQWQTYLNTLAILGCEKWLSTRMPKQPIHRDTNIIKTSCHLKVGEFKICPIATEHLLDEVVNIPRDAIEQPDLAAHFYVVVEVLEEEEQVILRGLLRYDQLLDSHSQVNLQTLRDGYYQLPLSLFDAELNHLLFYHHFSEPSAIPLPVASIESSTVSLQTSLHKTKTKLSQWLEGVFEEGWQTIDTLINPQANLALSTRITHKGPKKAKLIDLGVQLGHQNVALLVNITQESEDKLAVLIQLHPTAGERYLPSQLKLTLLSKAGKTLQQVASRSQDNYIQLKPFKGESGKRFSVELSLGETLKVKEDFEL, from the coding sequence ATGCTTAATTCCTCAGTGAATTCAACTGATATAAGGCTTCTGCTCTCAGAAGCTATTTGGCTAGAACCAGAAGATTTTGACCAGGCAAGAAATATTAGCCAACGGGTGACTGGTGAAGCACAACAGTGGCAAACCTATCTAAATACACTGGCAATACTTGGCTGTGAAAAATGGCTAAGTACACGTATGCCAAAGCAACCAATCCATCGAGATACGAATATTATTAAAACTAGTTGTCATCTCAAAGTAGGTGAATTTAAGATTTGTCCAATTGCCACAGAGCACCTGCTAGATGAAGTGGTAAATATCCCAAGAGATGCTATTGAACAACCAGATTTGGCAGCTCATTTCTATGTTGTGGTTGAGGTCTTAGAAGAGGAAGAACAAGTTATTCTTCGAGGCTTGCTACGTTACGACCAACTTCTTGATTCTCACAGTCAAGTCAATTTACAAACGTTACGTGATGGTTATTATCAGCTACCGCTGTCTTTATTTGATGCAGAACTCAATCACCTGTTGTTCTATCATCATTTCTCAGAACCCTCAGCTATCCCTTTACCTGTAGCTTCAATCGAGTCTTCGACTGTTTCACTCCAGACATCTTTGCACAAGACCAAAACCAAGTTGAGTCAATGGTTAGAGGGAGTCTTTGAAGAAGGCTGGCAGACTATTGACACCTTGATCAATCCACAAGCCAATTTAGCTTTAAGTACCAGGATTACACACAAAGGTCCTAAGAAAGCCAAACTCATTGACTTGGGAGTGCAACTAGGTCATCAAAATGTAGCGCTCCTGGTAAATATCACACAGGAATCTGAGGATAAATTGGCTGTTTTGATCCAGTTACATCCTACAGCCGGAGAAAGATATTTGCCGTCTCAGTTGAAATTGACTTTACTATCTAAAGCCGGGAAAACTCTTCAGCAAGTCGCTTCAAGATCTCAAGATAACTACATTCAACTGAAACCTTTCAAGGGGGAATCAGGAAAACGCTTCAGTGTTGAATTAAGTTTAGGAGAGACTCTCAAGGTGAAAGAAGATTTTGAGTTGTAG
- a CDS encoding CHAT domain-containing protein, with protein sequence MARKKPVFFRILKSIFPSKYSGRDWKGQPLLALIAVFLCVIISPVLAQAPPVNFAAQDSTIRQDQTQYLVQQGKKLYEAGQFTLAVKFLQQASAAFRTQGDSLWEAMTLSNLSLALQHLGLWNRAEKAIAQSLSLLNDMNNSQERSKILAQALDVRGRLQLSQGQGETALITWQQAADIYQQIKESAALTRNRINSAQALQVLGRYRQAKKILTEVLQTLKNQPDSPMKASGLLSLGNILQVVGDLKESQYVLEQSLALAKALSFHQFVGAILFSLGTTTHAQQDTKTALHYYQQAATASVEPITRTQAQLNQLSLLIQIKQFADALVLSSQIESEINNLPPSRMTVDAKINFAESLMKLADGKGEDKATSPSLLGRSAQILAIAVQQAQSLLDKRAESYALGTLGNLYEINQQFTDAQKVTERSLFIAKSIHASDIVYQWQWQLGRIRKLQGDIKGAIAYYFEAFYTLQSLRSDLVAVNPDIQFSFRESVEPVYRELVALLLQTENGEQSTQGGVKGFNVQYPESQKNLRQARLVMESLQLAELDNFFRSACLTPKQELDPVIDKKDQQAAVLYPIILPDRLDVILKLPNQKLRHYKTLITQDQVERVVEELRGYLRDVTRTSQVKQLSQQIYDWLIRPAEAELSTSGIKTLVFVLDGELRNIPMAILYDKQQQKYLVEKYAIAVSPGMQLLDPKPLQQVKLNTLAAGVAAERVIEDREFPPLEHVPRELQQIQSEVPKSEKLLNHQFTENNLQNKLGSAPFSVVHLATHGEFSSDPEKTFILTWDKLLKVKEFNNLLRVSDTNRSRSIELLVLSACKTALGDKRAALGLAGVAVQAGARSTLATLWSVDDESTANLMSKFYQQLNAGVNKAEALQRAQLAIFAQEKSPYFWAPFVLVGNWL encoded by the coding sequence GTGGCGAGAAAAAAGCCTGTATTTTTCCGTATTCTAAAATCCATTTTTCCCTCTAAGTACTCAGGTAGGGATTGGAAAGGTCAACCCTTACTGGCGCTAATAGCTGTGTTTCTGTGCGTGATCATATCACCCGTATTGGCACAAGCTCCCCCTGTCAATTTTGCTGCACAAGACTCCACAATTCGCCAGGATCAGACGCAATACCTTGTGCAACAGGGTAAAAAACTTTATGAGGCTGGACAGTTCACCCTTGCAGTTAAATTTTTGCAACAGGCTTCTGCTGCTTTTAGAACTCAAGGAGATAGCTTGTGGGAAGCTATGACGTTGAGTAATCTCTCGTTAGCTCTTCAGCATTTGGGTTTATGGAACCGAGCAGAAAAAGCGATCGCTCAAAGTCTCAGTTTATTAAATGATATGAATAATTCTCAAGAGCGTTCTAAAATTCTGGCACAAGCCCTAGATGTGCGAGGACGCTTACAATTGTCGCAGGGACAAGGCGAGACAGCACTCATCACTTGGCAACAAGCTGCTGACATTTATCAACAAATAAAAGAAAGTGCTGCATTAACCCGTAACCGCATTAACTCGGCTCAAGCTCTGCAAGTTTTGGGGCGATACCGTCAGGCAAAGAAGATATTAACTGAGGTTTTACAAACCCTCAAAAACCAACCAGATTCACCTATGAAAGCCTCAGGGTTACTAAGCCTTGGCAATATTCTACAAGTTGTCGGTGATTTAAAGGAATCCCAATATGTGTTGGAGCAAAGTTTAGCACTTGCAAAAGCCTTGTCATTCCATCAATTTGTTGGTGCAATTCTCTTCAGCCTTGGCACCACAACCCACGCCCAGCAAGATACGAAAACTGCGCTACATTACTACCAGCAGGCTGCAACTGCATCTGTTGAACCAATCACGCGTACTCAGGCACAGCTTAATCAACTGAGCCTACTTATACAGATAAAGCAATTTGCAGATGCATTGGTACTGTCGTCCCAAATCGAGTCGGAAATCAACAACTTGCCCCCAAGCCGGATGACAGTTGATGCCAAAATTAACTTTGCTGAAAGTTTGATGAAACTGGCAGATGGAAAAGGGGAAGATAAAGCAACATCTCCCTCTCTGTTGGGACGCTCTGCCCAAATATTAGCTATCGCAGTCCAGCAGGCGCAAAGCTTGCTTGACAAGCGAGCAGAATCTTATGCCCTTGGTACTCTAGGTAATCTGTATGAAATCAATCAGCAGTTCACTGATGCCCAAAAGGTGACTGAGAGAAGTTTGTTTATAGCTAAAAGTATTCATGCATCGGACATCGTTTATCAATGGCAATGGCAACTAGGGCGTATACGCAAGCTACAGGGAGATATAAAAGGAGCAATCGCCTACTATTTTGAAGCATTCTACACTCTCCAGTCTCTACGTAGTGATTTAGTTGCTGTCAATCCAGACATTCAGTTTTCCTTCCGGGAAAGTGTAGAACCCGTGTATCGGGAGTTAGTGGCATTGCTGTTGCAAACAGAGAACGGGGAACAGAGCACACAGGGGGGAGTAAAAGGATTCAATGTCCAATACCCAGAAAGTCAAAAGAATTTACGGCAAGCTCGTTTGGTGATGGAATCTCTGCAATTAGCAGAACTGGACAACTTCTTTCGTTCAGCTTGTTTAACTCCCAAGCAGGAACTTGACCCAGTGATTGATAAAAAAGACCAACAAGCAGCTGTTCTCTATCCAATTATTTTGCCAGACCGTCTAGATGTTATTCTCAAGTTGCCTAACCAGAAGTTGCGCCACTACAAAACTTTAATAACCCAAGATCAAGTAGAACGTGTTGTCGAAGAACTGAGAGGATATTTACGGGATGTAACCCGGACTTCTCAGGTCAAGCAGCTGTCGCAACAGATATACGATTGGTTAATCCGACCTGCTGAAGCAGAGTTAAGCACAAGTGGCATCAAAACTCTAGTTTTTGTACTAGATGGAGAGTTGCGAAATATACCAATGGCAATTCTCTATGACAAACAACAGCAGAAATATTTGGTCGAAAAGTATGCGATCGCCGTAAGCCCTGGTATGCAACTCCTTGATCCCAAACCGTTGCAACAGGTCAAGTTAAACACTTTAGCTGCTGGAGTCGCGGCAGAACGAGTTATTGAAGACCGAGAGTTTCCTCCGCTTGAGCACGTACCACGGGAATTGCAACAAATCCAGTCAGAAGTCCCCAAAAGTGAAAAACTTTTAAATCACCAGTTCACCGAAAACAACCTGCAAAACAAGTTGGGATCTGCTCCCTTCTCAGTGGTTCACCTAGCAACTCACGGTGAGTTTAGTTCCGACCCAGAAAAAACCTTTATTCTGACTTGGGATAAACTACTGAAGGTGAAGGAATTTAATAATTTACTGCGAGTCAGTGATACCAATAGGTCTAGAAGTATTGAATTACTCGTCCTAAGTGCCTGCAAAACAGCTCTTGGAGACAAGCGAGCCGCCTTGGGACTTGCTGGGGTTGCAGTGCAGGCTGGCGCACGCAGTACACTGGCAACATTGTGGTCAGTGGATGATGAGTCTACTGCCAATTTGATGAGTAAGTTCTACCAACAGTTAAACGCTGGAGTGAATAAAGCCGAAGCACTCCAGCGTGCCCAACTAGCTATTTTTGCTCAGGAGAAAAGTCCATATTTTTGGGCACCTTTTGTGTTAGTAGGGAATTGGCTCTAG
- a CDS encoding DUF928 domain-containing protein produces MSKNKLPQRHHKLACALPLLVTGLVSYPLEVQANAAQSFRNRVTNTPNLFVRKFPDNGAPTGRRRGGTSRRSGCPHLKTPITALVPGEENNNKSFLGLTVAEYPTFWVYVPDLPSNVRSGEFVLQDEQGNDAYRKSLTLSGKPGAISISLPSSSQYALKQDLKYHWFFRVYCSDPQTQPEYFFVDAWLQRVALTPDLRQQLNSKKSREYTVYAAHNLWYDAITNLAELRGTHSELSVFAEDWMSLFKAVGLGELAQAPIVQHYHLQN; encoded by the coding sequence ATGAGCAAAAATAAGTTGCCTCAAAGACACCATAAACTAGCTTGCGCTCTTCCTTTGTTGGTTACTGGGCTTGTGAGTTACCCACTAGAAGTACAAGCAAACGCAGCGCAATCATTCCGTAACAGAGTCACTAACACACCAAACCTTTTTGTCCGAAAATTTCCTGATAACGGCGCTCCCACTGGTCGCCGTCGAGGAGGGACAAGCCGTCGTTCTGGATGTCCACACCTGAAAACCCCCATAACAGCTTTAGTCCCTGGTGAGGAAAATAACAATAAATCTTTTTTGGGATTAACAGTTGCTGAGTATCCAACCTTTTGGGTTTATGTTCCTGATTTACCCAGCAACGTGCGTTCAGGAGAATTTGTATTGCAGGATGAACAAGGTAATGATGCCTACCGAAAATCTCTCACATTATCAGGGAAGCCCGGTGCCATAAGTATTAGCTTACCATCAAGTTCACAATACGCTCTCAAGCAAGACTTGAAGTATCACTGGTTCTTCCGAGTTTACTGTAGTGACCCACAAACTCAACCCGAATATTTTTTTGTTGATGCATGGCTGCAACGGGTAGCGCTAACTCCTGACCTTCGGCAACAGTTAAATAGTAAAAAATCACGGGAATACACCGTCTATGCTGCCCATAATCTTTGGTACGATGCCATAACAAATCTAGCTGAACTGCGCGGCACTCATTCGGAGCTTAGTGTGTTCGCTGAAGATTGGATGAGCTTGTTTAAAGCTGTTGGCTTGGGAGAACTTGCCCAAGCGCCCATTGTGCAACATTATCATTTGCAAAATTGA
- a CDS encoding CHASE2 domain-containing protein: MTRLVVLSLGQGNLHEGFPVVTVYIGEADNPYRMKFTASLPASPAIPELYRNWQSLYLAFSHRPCLRIGVQKIGGIEEIDDNFEIEEAYITNVSEADIHDLSQQIYKLVNLWLNSVEFRKIEQQLRTHLKPYEEIRFIVETNDYLLRRLPWHLWSFFDDYPQAEVALSASEYQQPYRFHATTKRNKIRILAIFGDSQGIDISQDRTFLEKLSTDAEIKFLVEPKLGKFNDQLWQQGCDILFFAGHSCTQEKGYLQLNQKDTITLDQFKYGLKQAISRGLRLAIFNSCDGLGLAQQLQELHIPQVIIMREPVPNVVAQEFLKHFLAEFSQGQSLYTAVRSARERLQGLEGEYPCATWLPVICQNPAEPPMVWHTERQTERVYKVGSLVASSITKQPTSRYFGSHTFSRTAKPKLFVKHRIPVTATRRLLTLVLASVLVAASIMGVRHFGILQPWDLHSYDYLMHLRPANEKPDPRLLIVTINESDIQYQIHKKMNMRWSLSDQALNQLLQKLEQYQPTTIGIDIYRDFPVDPNHLELATRMQQNQHIFTVCKVSAPNDGAPDGVSPPSEVSKERLSFSDFVADADRVVRRQLVQLTPPLESPCVAEYALSFQLAQHYLNTQGIKWDINPEKNLQIGKTVFKPLQPHSSGYQRVDAAGYQILLNYRSVPSLLNIAQKVSLKEVLNDEIIPELLQKLVKNRIVLIGVTATSSPDDWETPYTATAPDTEKQIPGVFVQAQMVSHILSAVLDGRPLMWWWSGWMEALWVWGWSLLGGIIAWRIIQPLHIGLAIVMALLTLFSICFGLFTQAGWIPLVPSSLALVSCAIVLKIQPCSHTSNSKKRRISQI, encoded by the coding sequence ATGACTAGGTTGGTAGTTTTAAGCTTGGGTCAGGGGAATCTACACGAAGGCTTTCCCGTTGTGACAGTATATATTGGGGAAGCAGATAATCCCTATCGGATGAAATTTACTGCTAGCTTACCAGCTTCACCAGCAATTCCTGAACTCTACCGCAACTGGCAATCACTTTATTTAGCTTTTTCTCATCGTCCATGTTTACGTATTGGTGTACAGAAAATTGGAGGAATTGAAGAAATTGACGATAATTTTGAAATTGAAGAGGCTTATATCACTAATGTTTCTGAAGCAGATATTCATGATTTATCCCAGCAAATTTATAAGTTGGTAAATCTATGGCTTAATTCAGTTGAATTTCGCAAAATTGAACAGCAATTACGCACGCATTTAAAACCTTATGAAGAAATCCGCTTCATTGTTGAAACAAATGACTATCTACTACGGCGATTACCCTGGCATCTGTGGAGTTTCTTTGATGATTACCCGCAAGCGGAAGTGGCTTTAAGTGCCTCGGAGTATCAACAACCGTATAGATTCCATGCAACAACTAAAAGAAATAAAATTAGAATATTAGCAATATTTGGTGATAGTCAAGGAATCGATATTAGTCAGGATAGGACTTTTTTAGAGAAATTATCAACTGATGCCGAAATTAAATTTTTAGTAGAACCGAAACTAGGCAAATTCAATGACCAGCTTTGGCAACAAGGTTGTGATATTCTCTTTTTTGCTGGTCATAGTTGCACTCAAGAAAAAGGTTACCTACAACTCAATCAAAAAGACACAATTACCCTTGACCAATTCAAGTATGGTCTCAAGCAAGCCATAAGCCGTGGATTACGGTTGGCAATTTTTAACTCTTGTGATGGCTTGGGGTTAGCACAGCAGCTACAGGAATTGCACATTCCACAAGTCATTATCATGCGCGAGCCTGTGCCGAACGTGGTAGCTCAAGAATTTTTAAAGCATTTTCTAGCTGAATTTTCCCAGGGACAGTCTTTGTATACTGCGGTACGTTCTGCACGCGAAAGACTGCAAGGATTGGAGGGAGAATATCCCTGCGCTACTTGGTTACCCGTCATTTGCCAAAATCCTGCTGAACCGCCGATGGTTTGGCATACTGAACGTCAGACTGAACGTGTATACAAAGTAGGCTCTTTAGTAGCGTCTTCCATAACCAAACAGCCCACATCTCGCTACTTTGGAAGCCATACTTTTTCCAGAACAGCAAAGCCGAAGTTGTTCGTTAAACATCGCATTCCTGTTACAGCCACCCGTCGTCTCTTAACCTTAGTGCTAGCAAGTGTACTGGTAGCTGCCAGTATCATGGGAGTGCGCCATTTTGGGATACTACAACCTTGGGATCTGCATTCTTATGATTATTTAATGCATCTGCGACCAGCAAATGAAAAGCCAGATCCACGCCTATTAATAGTCACTATTAACGAGTCGGATATTCAGTATCAAATCCACAAAAAGATGAATATGCGTTGGTCGTTATCAGACCAAGCACTTAATCAACTCTTGCAAAAATTGGAGCAGTACCAACCAACAACTATTGGTATAGATATTTATCGTGATTTCCCCGTTGATCCCAACCATCTAGAGTTAGCCACTCGTATGCAGCAGAACCAGCATATATTTACAGTGTGCAAAGTTTCTGCTCCCAATGATGGCGCACCTGATGGTGTTTCCCCCCCTTCTGAAGTCTCAAAAGAACGCCTAAGTTTTAGTGATTTTGTGGCGGATGCAGATAGAGTTGTTCGTCGCCAACTTGTGCAATTAACCCCTCCTTTGGAATCTCCTTGTGTAGCAGAATATGCTTTGAGCTTTCAGCTGGCACAGCACTACCTAAATACACAAGGTATAAAATGGGATATTAATCCAGAAAAAAACTTGCAAATTGGCAAGACTGTTTTTAAGCCCTTACAACCCCATTCAAGTGGCTACCAAAGAGTGGATGCAGCAGGATATCAAATCCTACTCAATTATCGTTCAGTGCCCTCTCTTCTCAATATTGCCCAGAAAGTCTCTCTCAAGGAGGTTCTCAATGACGAGATTATTCCTGAGTTATTGCAGAAGTTGGTGAAGAATCGAATCGTCCTGATTGGCGTTACCGCCACCAGTTCTCCTGATGATTGGGAAACTCCATATACTGCAACAGCACCAGATACAGAAAAGCAAATCCCAGGCGTGTTTGTACAGGCGCAGATGGTGAGCCATATTCTAAGTGCTGTTTTGGATGGTAGACCTCTGATGTGGTGGTGGTCTGGATGGATGGAAGCACTGTGGGTATGGGGTTGGTCATTGCTGGGAGGTATTATAGCTTGGCGGATTATACAGCCACTCCATATAGGATTAGCTATTGTAATGGCGCTTTTGACACTTTTTAGTATCTGCTTTGGTCTATTTACCCAAGCAGGGTGGATTCCGCTGGTTCCCTCATCATTGGCATTGGTGTCATGTGCGATTGTATTGAAGATACAACCGTGCTCTCATACAAGCAATAGCAAAAAACGCAGGATCTCTCAAATATGA